A window of Castanea sativa cultivar Marrone di Chiusa Pesio chromosome 8, ASM4071231v1 genomic DNA:
AAGCCGGGGCGATCAAGGAGATCTTTTATCCTGAATGGCTGGCCAATACTGtcgtggtaaaaaagaagaatggaaaatggagagttTGTATTGACTTTACAGATTTGAATAAGGCATGCCCCAAGGATTCTTTCCCTATACCCAgaattgatcaactggtggatgcaactgtggggcacccccgaatgagcttcttggatgcATTCCAAGGGTATCATCAAATCCCTTTGTCATTaaatgatcaggagaaaacagCTTTTCGTGCCCCTAATGGCAACTACCATTACCGAGTGATGCCCTTTGGCTTAAAGAATGCAGGgtccacttatcaacgaatggtgACCAGAATGTTTAATGCGCAATTGGGGCGTAATATGGAATCgtatattgatgatatggtCATTAAAAGTAAGAGAACAGAAGACCATTTGACAGATTTGCAGGAGACCTTCTCGGTGTTAAGGAAGTATAAATTACGCTTGAATGCATCAAAGTGTTCCTTTGGAGTGGGATCGGGAAAGTTTTTagggtacatgattactcatcggggaattgaagttaatcttGATCAAATTAAGGCTGTCTTAGGCTTGCATCCCCCTCAGAATCCgaaagaggtgcagaagttagCGGGAATGATTGCAGCCTTGAACAGGTTTATATCCCGGTCCGCAGACAGGTGCCGCCCATTTTATCGCCTTTTGCACAAATGGAAAGATTTCCAGTGGACTAGTGAATGCGACTTGGCCTTTGAAGATTTAAAACAATACCTGTCCAGACCACCGATATTATCAACGCCCGAGAAGGAAGAAGTGTTATATGCTTACCTAGCTGTCACGAATTACTTCGTAAGTCTTGTCTTAGTACGGAATGATGATGGGGTCCGGAAACCGATATATTATGTCAGCAAGTCTTTACAGGAAGTAGAACAGCGGTACCTACTTTTGGAAAAGGCGCTTCTAGCCGTGGTGCATGCGACAAGGAAATTGCCacattacttccaagctcacaccgTAGTAATACTCACACAATTGCCTTTACAGGCTATCGTGAGGAAGTCGGATTACACGGGTCgggtagcaaagtggggaaccagaCTGGGAGCTTGtgacatcaaatatatgcctcggaCAGCTATCAAAGGGCAAATCCTTGCCGACTTCGTAGCCGAGTTCACGGAATGTCAGGTTAACCACGGAGGTACCATGATGACAATAATGTCCATTGGGTTGGAAGAAGTCACTCCCTGGGAAGTCTACACGATGGGGCGTCAAATCGAAGGGGAGCCGGGATTGGAGTCGTGCTAATATCTCCTGAAAAGCTAGTCATTGAAAAGTCATTGAGGTTGGGATTCtcagccactaataatgaggccgagtacgaggctctcTTAGTGGGCGCCCAAATGGTTAAACACTTGGGAGGAAAGGTAGTGAGATTGTATTGTGATTCCCGATTAGTAGTAAGGCAAGTAAATGGGGAGTTTGAGGCAAAAGATGAGCGAATGAAAAGCTATCTCAAACGAGTTCAAGGGGTATTGGGTTTGTTTGAAAGTTTCAAGGTACAACAAGTTCCAAGGGGACATAATTCTCATGCTGACTCATTAGCAATGCTAGCCACTTCACTGGGATCAAAGTTACCACGTATGGTTATGGTGGAGGATTTATTGTCCTCTAGCTTGACCAACATCTCGGCAGTACGGATTCACAGCGTTCATGTTGGTCCAagttggatggacccaattGTAACTTTCTTGCAGCACGAAACACTACCTGAAGATAGAACAGTGGCCGAGAAGGTACGAAGAAGCGCTCCCCGTTACTGGCTATTAGAGGAGCAAAAACTCTATAGACGTTCCTACACAGGGCCGTACCTGCTTTGCGTACATCCTGAAGCCGTGGAACCTTTGCTGGAGGAATTGCACGAAGGTGTGTGTGGGAGTCATACTGGAGGAAGGTCACTAGCCCATAGAGCCATGACCTAAGGGTATTGGTGGTCGAGCATGCAGAGAACCTCTCAAGATTATGCcaagaaatgtgatcaatgtcaaaggtttgcgCCTAGCATACATCAACCTGGAGGTAACTTAAACCCGTTATCcagcccatggcccttcgctAAGTGGGGTTTAGATATCGTCGGACCTTTTCCTCGGGCACCAGGTAATAGGAGATGGCTCATTGTCGGTACAGATTAGTTCACgaaatgggtggaggccgagccattagccaatattagggatgtggatgtgaagaagtttatctggaaaaatattataattcgCTTCGGAGTCTCTCATACTTTGATCTCTGAtaatgggcttcaatttgatagtaaggctttcCGGCGATACTGCGCAGaaatgggaataagaaatggatattcAACACCGTCCTATCCTCAAGGGAATGGTCAGgctgaagcaacaaataaagttATCTTGGCAGGATTGAAGAAACGgttggatgatgctaagggaGGCTAGGTAGAAGAATTGCCTCATGTATTATGGGCTTATCGCACTACGCCCCGAAGATCAACAGGCGAGACTCCCTTTTCGATGACGTACGGAATGGAAGCTATAATACCATTAGAATCGGGCTTTCCCACCCTGAAGTCTGACCAGTACGATGAAGCGAGCAATCATGAGAGGATGTATGATTGTTTGAATACTATTGAGGAAAGGAGAGAGGTAGCCAATGTGAAAATGGGCAGTTATCAACAAAAGCTCAAGCAGACGTACGACAAGGGAGTTAGATCCAGACCTCTAGTACCAGGTGATTTGGTGCTAAGAAAGGTGGTGGGGGTAGCAAAAAATCCTGCTTGGGGAAAGTTGGGTCCTAATTGGGAGGGGCCGTATAAAATTACCTCATTAGCAGGAATAGGGGCTTATCGTCTAGAAGATTTGGACGGAAGGGTGATtcctcgcccttggaatgtaaataacttaagacgttattattattaagaaaagaatttCCTTTTGTGCGTGGTTTCCATTCGTATCAATTCTACATCATTTGCAAACATTCAAGTGTTAagctgaccttagttcttgttcggctcctcgggccacaagtctaagagaaattagtCACTTGCAAAcattcaagtgttaaactgaccttagttcttgttcggcttctcgggccacaagtctaagagaaattagtCACTTGCAAAcattcaagtgttaaactgaccttagttcttgttcggctcctcgggccacaagtctaagagaaatcaGTCACTTGCAAAcattcaagtgttaaactgaccttagttcttgttcggctcctcgggccacaagtctaagagaaattagtCACTTCCAAAcattcaagtgttaaactgaccttagttcttgttcggctcctcgggccacaagtctaagagaaattagtCACTTGCAAACATTCAAGTGtcaaactgaccttagttcttgctcggctcctcgggccacaagtctaagagacaTTCAAATGTTAAAtggaccttagttcttgttaggctcctcgggccacaaatCTAAGAGCAACCAATCACTGGCAAAAACACAATCATTAGGCTGACCCTAGTTCTTACTCGGCTCTATGGGCCACCAGTCTAGGAGAAGTTAACCACTGGCAAAATGTAAGTGCTAAActgatttcttttcttctttggttcctcggaccataacCCAAGAGTTGTAAGTCTAACAAGATCATGGCTAAGGAATCTCAGATATCTAAAGCACtaacataaaacaaatcatcaagcCTTGTCGCTCAGTAGCATATTGAATCTCCAACCTTCCTTTTCAAGCGTCAAAAAAGGTCAAGTGGTGAGATTACGGTGCTCAGgttaaactttttttgtttcttaagGACACAAGTATAACGAACCACTTCGTAGTGATATTGTGATTATTAATTCAAGTAAGCTTTTATTTGGATGCatacaaaataacaaataaatggCAGCGCATTGTACTAAGACTTGTATATGAAACATCAGAAAAGAGATAAATATTAATTCCTTAACAAATATCTGTTACAAAACTGGGGCAATCATATGGCCCCTTACatccgttaaaaaaaaaagaagaagaagaaagtaagaaaacaacaaaaagaagaaggaaacaacCATGATAGAATGACTAAGCAACAGGCTGCTTGTCCTTCCTTTTCTCtggttctttatcttttttcttcttttttggctcttcaGCCACATCACCCTCAACTACTCCTTCCACGGGCTGAGCTGGGGGAGAAGGGCCTTTTGAGGCTGCTGCATCAGAAGAATCAGGAACAGGAACAGGCTCTAGCGGTTCACTTGGTGGCATGGGGGGATCAGGAGCAAGCCGTAATGCTGTAGGATAGTAAACATTATCTGGAGCCCGAAGTTCAGCATCGGCAGCTACCCCAGCAGCGTCCAAGGCATGACCCCATACCTCCAAGCAAAACGCCCTAGCAACACCTTTGAGTTGGGCGGCCAAGCTATCCGAAGCCTTTTTCATTCCTGCATCGTATGCTGCTTGTTCCGCTACGGCCTGTTCCTGCTCCTTGGCGGCCAGTTTCTTTTGCGCTTGCTTAAGCTCAACGACAGTAAGAGCGAGTCTACTTTGAGCTTGTTTTTTAGCCTCAAGAGCAAGGTTTGCTTGTGACTCGTAGCTTTTCAGGGCCGACTCAGCGTTCTTGTGAGCTTTTTCTACCTCGGACAGATGCGTGAGGGTCTCTTTCAAGTTCAACTCAGCTTCTTTTTGTGCCCTCACCGCCGCCTCGGCATTCTGATCAGCTTTTCGGGCAAGATCCAGTGAGTGATCTACCCATGCCTCAGCCATAAATGAAGCTTGGACCGCCT
This region includes:
- the LOC142605918 gene encoding uncharacterized protein LOC142605918; the protein is MVKHLGGKVVRLYCDSRLVVRQVNGEFEAKDERMKSYLKRVQGVLGLFESFKVQQVPRGHNSHADSLAMLATSLGSKLPRMVMVEDLLSSSLTNISAVRIHSVHVGPSWMDPIVTFLQHETLPEDRTVAEKVRRSAPRYWLLEEQKLYRRSYTGPYLLCVHPEAVEPLLEELHEGVCGSHTGGSKAFRRYCAEMGIRNGYSTPSYPQGNGQAEATNKVILAGLKKRLDDAKGG